The proteins below are encoded in one region of Bdellovibrio bacteriovorus:
- a CDS encoding protein adenylyltransferase SelO, whose product MSDDKNQFGWNFDNTYARLSDVFFERVNPTPARTPVMVMFNEALAQDLGLNVSELAKQGQNFFAGNNLFKGSEAIAQAYAGHQFGHINMLGDGRANLLGEHVTPKGERFDIQLKGAGRTRFSRRGDGLAALGPMLREYIISEAMFALGIPTTRSLAVVTTGEQVIRETPLPGAVLTRVASSHLRVGTFEYAAGFDQGKNLSELADYTLRRHYPDLVSHPEPYVALLKAVIERQASLIVKWMQVGFVHGVMNTDNMTISGETIDYGPCAFMDRFSLSTVFSSIDVQGRYSYGQQPSIGQWNLARFAETLLPLFSASQEEAIAKAEEALDTYAEHLQRHWVTGMRGKLGIVQAGEDDMPLFNSLLELMEKNQADYTNTFRALANGKMLDEPLFKSSEFLEWHKAWQARNPDLDLMLKHNPAVIPRNHMVEKALAAAVEKNDYSVVNRLLEVVRNPFVEPKDGAEFLSPADDEDYQTFCGT is encoded by the coding sequence ATGAGTGACGATAAAAATCAATTTGGCTGGAATTTCGATAACACTTATGCGCGATTGTCTGACGTCTTTTTTGAAAGAGTGAATCCGACGCCCGCTCGTACTCCTGTGATGGTGATGTTTAACGAGGCTCTAGCTCAAGATCTTGGCTTAAACGTTTCAGAACTAGCAAAGCAGGGTCAGAATTTTTTTGCGGGTAACAATCTTTTTAAAGGCTCAGAAGCCATCGCCCAAGCCTATGCTGGTCATCAATTCGGACACATCAATATGTTGGGTGACGGGCGTGCGAATCTTTTAGGTGAACATGTGACTCCCAAAGGCGAGCGTTTTGATATTCAGCTTAAAGGGGCGGGCCGAACGCGTTTTTCTCGACGTGGTGATGGTCTTGCCGCTTTAGGCCCGATGCTTCGCGAGTATATTATCAGCGAAGCGATGTTCGCCTTAGGCATTCCCACGACGCGAAGTCTTGCGGTGGTAACAACCGGAGAACAAGTCATCAGAGAAACACCCTTACCGGGGGCGGTGCTAACCCGGGTTGCTAGCAGCCACCTGCGTGTTGGAACATTCGAATATGCAGCGGGTTTTGATCAAGGTAAAAACTTAAGCGAACTCGCAGATTACACTCTTCGTCGTCACTATCCTGATTTGGTGTCGCATCCTGAACCTTACGTCGCTCTTTTGAAGGCGGTCATCGAACGTCAGGCGTCGTTGATCGTTAAATGGATGCAAGTAGGTTTTGTCCACGGCGTGATGAACACGGACAACATGACTATTTCTGGTGAGACGATCGACTACGGTCCTTGTGCATTCATGGATCGCTTTTCACTTTCTACGGTTTTTAGTTCCATCGATGTTCAAGGAAGATATTCCTATGGACAACAGCCCTCGATCGGGCAATGGAATTTAGCGCGCTTCGCAGAAACCTTGCTTCCACTCTTTAGCGCTTCTCAAGAGGAGGCGATTGCGAAAGCCGAAGAAGCCCTCGACACTTACGCCGAGCACTTGCAGCGTCACTGGGTGACGGGCATGCGCGGTAAACTAGGAATCGTGCAAGCAGGAGAGGACGATATGCCTCTCTTTAATTCGCTTTTAGAACTTATGGAGAAGAATCAGGCCGACTACACGAATACTTTCCGGGCTCTCGCGAACGGGAAGATGTTGGATGAACCGCTCTTTAAAAGTTCCGAATTCTTAGAGTGGCACAAAGCTTGGCAAGCGCGAAATCCTGACTTGGACTTAATGCTTAAGCATAATCCAGCAGTCATCCCTCGTAATCATATGGTCGAGAAAGCTCTAGCGGCCGCCGTCGAAAAAAATGACTACTCCGTTGTGAACCGTTTGCTCGAGGTTGTTCGAAATCCTTTCGTCGAACCTAAGGATGGTGCAGAGTTTTTGAGTCCCGCTGATGATGAAGATTATCAAACTTTTTGCGGGACTTAA
- a CDS encoding recombinase family protein yields the protein MPERRGLRFGERREKGRIIRDEREQRVIAKMHKLRSRGYSYPQIVEVLNSMGVRPKSGKKWYLKIVFEVINSKISKLSKI from the coding sequence ATGCCCGAGAGAAGAGGATTGCGATTCGGAGAAAGACGAGAAAAAGGACGGATTATCAGAGATGAAAGAGAGCAAAGAGTGATCGCAAAAATGCACAAATTGCGATCTCGAGGATACAGCTATCCCCAAATAGTCGAGGTTCTGAACTCGATGGGGGTCAGGCCCAAATCAGGGAAAAAGTGGTACCTGAAGATAGTTTTTGAGGTCATAAATTCAAAAATCTCAAAATTATCCAAAATTTAA
- a CDS encoding DUF2130 domain-containing protein, protein MDQKSLIASLSIPCPECGYLLHTEDAVRKHIQSELEKSSKDLQVKMQTQEKLFKEKQAELDKQKADIDSLVEKQLKAKLQLVQQTASKEAKEKISLELEDLKNQINEKQEALQKAQASELELRKAAREVQEKEKNLELEVQRRVQDQVDSEKQAMHESMGQEFQLKLLEKEKQIRDMQVKLEEAKRASLQGSQQNQGEAVEDDIESQLKARYPTDTFDPVPKGAEGADLVHSVRNSSGQVVGTTVIELKNTRTFPGDCIQKLARDQRVLGADAAILITKTLPKDAPPISIIDGVFVVSLSLAVPFISIIRKSIEELSYARATTQGQDEKMKLIYSYLTGPAFKQKITSIVNAFETLMEQHEGEKKYFKKMWASREKMLEQVIDSATGMYGDIEGIAGRILPEVKALALPEVKEVETVLIDGRGDQ, encoded by the coding sequence ATGGATCAGAAGTCATTGATCGCATCGCTTTCGATCCCTTGCCCTGAGTGCGGCTACTTGCTGCATACAGAGGATGCCGTTCGAAAACACATTCAAAGCGAACTCGAAAAATCCTCTAAGGACCTGCAAGTGAAAATGCAAACTCAGGAGAAGCTATTTAAGGAGAAGCAAGCCGAACTTGATAAACAAAAGGCTGATATTGATTCCTTAGTAGAAAAGCAACTGAAGGCTAAGCTTCAGTTAGTCCAGCAAACGGCATCTAAAGAAGCAAAAGAAAAGATCAGTCTTGAGCTTGAGGATCTGAAAAATCAGATCAATGAAAAGCAAGAGGCGCTTCAGAAGGCTCAGGCATCAGAGCTTGAGTTGCGAAAGGCTGCTCGTGAAGTTCAGGAGAAGGAGAAGAATCTTGAACTTGAAGTGCAGCGCCGAGTGCAAGACCAAGTTGATTCAGAAAAGCAGGCAATGCATGAATCGATGGGTCAGGAATTTCAGCTTAAGCTTCTTGAAAAAGAAAAGCAGATCCGAGATATGCAGGTGAAGCTGGAAGAGGCTAAGCGTGCTTCTCTTCAGGGCTCTCAGCAAAACCAAGGGGAAGCTGTTGAAGATGATATCGAAAGCCAGCTGAAGGCTCGATACCCTACGGACACCTTCGATCCAGTTCCGAAGGGAGCAGAAGGTGCAGACCTCGTTCATTCAGTGCGCAACTCCTCGGGCCAAGTGGTTGGCACGACAGTTATCGAGCTGAAAAATACGAGAACCTTTCCTGGGGACTGTATTCAGAAGCTTGCGCGTGACCAGCGTGTACTTGGTGCTGACGCGGCAATCCTGATTACGAAAACTCTACCAAAAGATGCGCCTCCAATTAGTATCATCGATGGCGTTTTCGTTGTTTCGCTATCATTAGCGGTTCCATTCATTTCGATCATCAGAAAGTCGATTGAAGAATTGTCGTACGCTCGTGCGACGACTCAGGGGCAAGACGAGAAAATGAAGTTGATCTACTCGTATCTTACGGGTCCGGCTTTTAAGCAAAAGATCACTTCGATCGTGAATGCTTTTGAGACCTTGATGGAGCAACATGAAGGCGAAAAGAAGTACTTCAAGAAAATGTGGGCTTCTCGCGAAAAGATGTTGGAGCAAGTAATTGATTCGGCAACTGGGATGTACGGCGACATCGAAGGTATCGCTGGGCGTATTTTGCCTGAGGTAAAAGCTCTTGCTCTGCCAGAGGTGAAAGAAGTTGAAACAGTTTTGATTGATGGGAGGGGCGATCAGTGA
- a CDS encoding restriction endonuclease subunit S: MRFNNCEYVKINKIADLRAGYQLRDRVDPDPKGKIKFIQVGDANRETHQIDLAKSDLITIDKAIEYGKYELHGHEVLFLSKGSKPGAFTVPGVSDWVSRSCHVIPMSHFLILESDKSRTYPPYLVWALNQKFMEPAIKASMKGSGIPFIAKSDFMDIKIPIPSIEVQKKIAELSALRTNELILAKKRDGLMNQLLEALLFGQLEGDAADAADASVAKQKLLDEYEKYKDISPEDFQKELRKL, translated from the coding sequence ATGAGATTTAATAATTGTGAGTACGTTAAAATAAACAAAATCGCCGACCTCAGAGCTGGATATCAACTGCGAGACCGCGTTGACCCAGATCCAAAGGGAAAGATTAAGTTTATTCAAGTTGGAGATGCGAATCGCGAGACACATCAAATTGATCTTGCGAAGAGCGATCTTATTACCATCGACAAGGCCATCGAATACGGAAAATACGAACTGCACGGACATGAAGTACTTTTCTTATCGAAAGGTAGTAAGCCAGGGGCATTTACTGTCCCTGGCGTTTCGGACTGGGTTAGTCGAAGTTGTCATGTGATTCCGATGTCGCATTTCTTGATTTTAGAATCTGACAAATCACGAACCTACCCGCCGTACCTTGTGTGGGCTCTGAACCAAAAGTTCATGGAGCCAGCAATCAAGGCAAGCATGAAAGGTTCGGGAATTCCGTTTATCGCTAAGAGTGACTTTATGGATATTAAAATACCGATCCCAAGCATTGAGGTGCAAAAGAAAATCGCCGAATTGAGTGCCCTTCGTACAAACGAGTTAATCCTGGCTAAGAAGCGCGATGGTTTAATGAATCAGCTTCTCGAAGCTCTTCTTTTTGGGCAGCTCGAAGGCGACGCGGCCGACGCGGCCGACGCCAGCGTCGCGAAGCAAAAGTTATTGGATGAATACGAAAAATATAAAGACATTTCCCCTGAGGATTTTCAAAAAGAATTGAGGAAGCTATGA
- a CDS encoding type I restriction-modification system subunit M produces the protein MSNTKSLDQDAELKKKLWSACDTFRNVMDSNQYKDYILAFLFIKYISDIYEEKVTELRKKFKNDEDMVKRRLERERFVLHDKATFAWIFENRNKDNIGAIINSVLHEIEELNKVKLNNVFRGIDFNSEQNLGKPKDKLDRLRHLINDFKDLDLKPYLHNADVIGNAYEYLIEKFAADAGKKGGEFYTPPEVATLLAKLVEAKPGNTIYDPTCGSGSLLIKAAKEVGSNDFFIYGQEVNGATWSLARMNMFLHGIEQSDIQWGDTIKSPAFIEKDSIKKFDIVIANPPFSKDKWWGAPTEKGKETEKKAENDDYKRFWRGVPPTSRGDWAFISHMIESLLPGGTCGVVVPHGVLFRGDAEGRIRKAVIEENLIHAVVGLPPNLFYGAGISAALLIFKKNRKQKDILFIDSSKHFLEGKKQNKLRDEDIGRIFETFKKRKTIDKFSYLASLDEVQKNDFNLNIGLYIDGSEEIASIDIRAVQNDIEAIESELSQVRAKMKKYLKELEI, from the coding sequence ATGAGCAATACAAAATCATTAGACCAAGACGCCGAATTGAAGAAAAAACTTTGGTCGGCATGTGACACGTTCAGAAACGTGATGGATTCAAATCAATATAAGGACTACATCCTCGCATTTCTTTTCATCAAGTATATTTCTGACATATACGAAGAAAAAGTCACTGAACTTCGAAAGAAGTTTAAGAACGATGAGGATATGGTCAAGCGTCGTCTTGAGCGTGAAAGGTTTGTTCTCCATGACAAAGCTACATTCGCGTGGATTTTCGAGAACCGAAATAAAGATAATATTGGCGCTATTATTAATTCGGTACTTCATGAAATCGAAGAACTGAATAAAGTTAAACTGAACAATGTTTTTCGTGGAATAGATTTTAACAGCGAGCAAAATCTTGGTAAGCCAAAGGACAAATTGGATCGCTTACGCCATCTGATTAATGACTTTAAAGACCTCGATCTGAAACCCTATCTGCACAACGCTGATGTTATTGGTAATGCATACGAGTATTTGATTGAAAAATTCGCGGCTGATGCCGGGAAAAAGGGTGGAGAATTTTATACTCCTCCGGAAGTCGCTACTCTTCTTGCAAAGCTTGTAGAGGCGAAACCTGGAAACACGATTTACGATCCCACCTGCGGTTCAGGATCGTTGTTGATTAAAGCGGCTAAGGAAGTTGGGAGCAACGACTTCTTCATTTATGGTCAAGAAGTGAACGGAGCTACTTGGTCCTTAGCTCGAATGAATATGTTTCTACACGGAATTGAGCAGTCTGATATTCAGTGGGGCGATACCATAAAATCACCAGCATTTATCGAAAAGGATTCGATAAAAAAGTTTGATATCGTTATTGCAAATCCACCTTTCAGTAAAGACAAGTGGTGGGGCGCGCCGACAGAAAAGGGTAAGGAAACAGAGAAGAAAGCCGAAAACGATGACTACAAACGTTTTTGGCGTGGTGTTCCGCCCACCTCAAGGGGCGACTGGGCGTTTATAAGTCATATGATTGAAAGTCTTTTGCCAGGTGGTACTTGTGGAGTGGTTGTGCCGCATGGGGTTCTATTTCGAGGTGATGCCGAGGGAAGAATACGTAAAGCCGTAATCGAGGAAAATCTTATTCATGCCGTTGTTGGCCTGCCGCCAAACTTATTTTATGGCGCGGGAATTTCGGCAGCCCTGTTAATTTTCAAAAAAAATCGCAAGCAAAAAGACATTCTCTTCATTGACTCCAGTAAGCATTTTCTTGAGGGGAAAAAGCAGAATAAGCTTCGTGACGAAGATATCGGACGAATTTTTGAGACATTTAAAAAGCGAAAAACAATTGATAAATTCTCTTACCTCGCCTCGCTCGACGAAGTTCAGAAGAATGATTTCAATTTAAACATTGGCCTCTATATTGATGGGTCAGAGGAAATCGCCAGCATAGATATTCGCGCTGTACAGAATGATATTGAGGCAATCGAGTCTGAGCTCAGCCAAGTACGTGCAAAGATGAAAAAATATCTTAAGGAACTTGAGATATGA
- a CDS encoding restriction endonuclease subunit S has product MKMQTQMKRLDELATVERGKFSARPRNDPKYYGGDIPFVQTGDIVTSGGILKSYTQTLNAEGLKVSKIFPKGSILVTIAANIGNSALTTFDTACPDSVVGLRPKAGIDSKWLNYAIQSRREELDAKATKGAQKNINLEVLRPLLIPTPNAEEQKYIGECLFSWDKSIELETALLEQYKLELDGFIENLIGTENMTSLKEICQEIRDGTHASHIDVAQGIPLLSAKDIVDRKIMIPTDARKINSADFDQIHKKFVLSNGDLLLTIVGTIGRVAVVSNYDRSYTFQRSVAYLRFKKDFSSEFYSYVFESRYFQKELKRRATQSAQPGVYLGSLSEILVPSPSKENQERITRFLSTLDQSIRLTREKIRLLKLQKQGLMQKLFGDLQ; this is encoded by the coding sequence ATGAAAATGCAAACGCAAATGAAACGTTTAGATGAACTGGCTACTGTTGAAAGAGGTAAATTTTCAGCTCGCCCTAGGAATGATCCAAAATACTATGGGGGGGACATTCCTTTTGTTCAAACTGGAGATATCGTTACTAGTGGCGGGATATTAAAATCATACACTCAGACATTGAATGCTGAGGGACTTAAGGTAAGTAAAATATTTCCCAAGGGATCTATTTTGGTCACAATTGCAGCAAACATAGGGAATTCGGCGCTTACAACGTTTGATACGGCTTGCCCTGACAGTGTTGTCGGGCTTCGGCCAAAAGCGGGAATCGATTCAAAGTGGTTAAACTATGCAATTCAATCACGACGAGAAGAGCTAGACGCAAAAGCAACAAAAGGCGCGCAAAAAAATATCAACTTGGAAGTTCTAAGGCCTTTGCTTATCCCAACCCCCAATGCTGAAGAACAGAAGTATATCGGTGAATGTCTGTTCAGCTGGGACAAGTCAATTGAACTCGAAACAGCTCTTTTGGAACAATATAAATTGGAGTTGGACGGGTTTATTGAGAATCTTATTGGAACTGAAAACATGACAAGCTTGAAGGAGATATGCCAAGAGATACGAGACGGCACGCATGCTTCACACATCGATGTCGCTCAAGGCATTCCACTTCTAAGCGCAAAGGATATCGTTGATCGAAAGATCATGATTCCGACTGACGCTCGAAAAATCAATTCGGCAGATTTCGATCAAATTCATAAGAAATTTGTTCTTTCCAATGGCGATTTGTTACTTACGATTGTTGGAACAATTGGTCGCGTAGCTGTCGTATCGAATTATGATCGGAGTTATACATTTCAACGAAGCGTGGCATATTTGAGATTTAAGAAAGACTTCTCATCCGAGTTTTACTCCTATGTATTCGAGTCTCGATATTTTCAGAAAGAGTTGAAGCGTAGGGCAACTCAGTCAGCGCAGCCAGGAGTGTATTTGGGTAGTCTGTCTGAAATCTTGGTGCCTTCGCCAAGCAAAGAGAACCAGGAAAGGATTACGAGATTTCTTAGCACTCTTGATCAGTCCATCCGTCTCACCCGAGAAAAGATCCGATTGCTAAAGCTTCAAAAGCAGGGACTAATGCAGAAGCTTTTTGGAGACCTTCAATGA
- a CDS encoding type I restriction endonuclease subunit R, producing MTTRRAIFREDESSQLPALQLLQNMGWIYLTPEEALAERKGNPRSVILEGILEERLRSRELNTILVSGEEYEFGDANIANAIHEIKRVPFEGLQTTAEKIFDLITLGKSCTVTINNDRKSYDLKYIDWSNVANNVYHVTEEFIVESHTGNGTKKIPDLVLFINGIPIVIIECKRSDYKDPVEEAVSQHIRNQETSNIPNLYVYSQLLLAVSPFNVREKNRFCLYATTGTPRVYWYPWIEDESKLLAKELEILVHKPLSTKEKDRLFGDRFRNIRAYFDDLEKHPRQVTDQDKMIFSLCRKQRVLELVKKFILFDGGVKKIARYQQYFLVNQSAERICSVKPGEKRPNGVGWHTQGSGKSLSMVMLAKTLAMDDRIKEPKIVLITDRIDLDDQIFRTFQNCGVEVRQASSGQDLIDSLKDSKAGIIATTIFKFDSVINAKTDPFESTDIILLVDEAHRSQYGESNSKVHKVFPNACFIGYTGTPLTEKERHTMEKFGPIIGRPYTNRDALRDNAVVPLLYEGRMVPQSVNQDLIDRWFERLTSGLSEAEKADLKKKYNRRDQLAKTDQRIFMIAADVSEHFYRNWKNTDGGLGFKGLLAVDSIASAMKYRDYFREIGEVEVEVVISKTNDRRGHSEVGEEQTALQKYEEYIKKNWGDHKKFERDIKKRFDSDQGPDILIVVWKLLTGFDVQRSTVLYVDKNLSEHTLLQATARVNRTFPKKDFGYIVDYHGNLDNFIDAIKQYDDLAAKLTATEGPTEEAELKSAIHDIQERIKLLPQHYADLIDLFGGVKNKRDVKEYENALWEPEKREEFYEKLGTFGRTLHLALSSFDYYSKAPISEVDKYKEELRFFNSLKFDLKMIFQERIDYRDYEPKIEKILNDHVMAKGVETIVEPVAIYDLEFGKQFEGKDATTQALTILNSTNRYISENLERDKAFYERFSALIEETLEDYRKGRLLEKQLLEKATDIKEKVLTRTGDDTPEVLRGNESAMAFFGILKSNMGADKVEVDVLAKWASEIDSIVSKNVVVDWVRNTHIQNKIKNLVEDYILDVKSKHKLSIDFEKIDKILEEVVRSAKLNRKK from the coding sequence ATGACAACTAGACGAGCCATTTTCCGCGAAGACGAAAGCTCGCAATTGCCAGCGCTTCAACTCCTACAAAATATGGGTTGGATTTATTTAACTCCGGAAGAGGCATTGGCGGAGAGGAAAGGAAATCCTAGAAGCGTCATTTTAGAGGGAATCTTAGAAGAAAGACTTAGAAGTCGTGAATTGAATACTATTCTAGTAAGTGGAGAAGAGTATGAGTTTGGCGACGCAAATATAGCAAATGCGATTCACGAAATTAAACGTGTGCCTTTCGAAGGCTTACAGACCACGGCCGAGAAAATTTTCGATCTAATTACTCTAGGAAAAAGCTGTACTGTAACGATTAATAATGATCGTAAGAGTTACGATCTGAAATATATTGATTGGTCGAACGTGGCGAACAACGTTTACCATGTTACGGAAGAATTCATTGTCGAATCTCACACTGGAAATGGCACTAAAAAGATTCCTGATCTTGTACTCTTTATTAATGGCATTCCTATTGTAATTATCGAATGTAAAAGGAGTGATTATAAAGATCCCGTAGAGGAAGCAGTTTCACAACATATCCGCAATCAAGAAACTTCCAACATTCCAAATCTTTACGTCTATTCACAACTCTTACTTGCAGTTAGCCCATTTAACGTTCGCGAGAAAAATCGATTTTGCCTGTATGCTACTACAGGTACACCTCGGGTTTATTGGTACCCATGGATCGAAGATGAATCTAAGTTGCTGGCAAAGGAACTTGAAATTCTAGTACATAAGCCATTGTCGACCAAAGAAAAGGATCGATTATTTGGAGATCGCTTCAGAAACATCCGCGCCTACTTTGACGATTTGGAGAAGCACCCTCGCCAGGTAACAGATCAAGATAAAATGATTTTTAGTCTCTGTCGGAAGCAAAGAGTGCTCGAACTAGTTAAAAAGTTCATCTTATTCGACGGCGGCGTCAAAAAGATAGCCCGATACCAACAGTATTTTCTTGTTAATCAATCGGCAGAGAGAATTTGTAGCGTGAAGCCAGGAGAAAAGCGGCCCAACGGAGTTGGCTGGCATACACAAGGCAGCGGTAAGTCTCTCTCTATGGTGATGCTTGCAAAGACGCTTGCGATGGATGATCGAATCAAGGAACCGAAGATTGTATTAATCACGGATCGAATTGACCTTGATGACCAGATTTTCAGAACATTCCAAAATTGTGGAGTCGAAGTTCGACAAGCTTCAAGTGGACAGGACTTGATTGACTCGCTTAAAGATTCTAAGGCCGGTATCATTGCGACAACAATCTTCAAGTTCGATTCCGTAATTAATGCCAAAACTGATCCTTTTGAATCAACCGATATTATTCTGCTAGTGGACGAAGCCCATCGATCCCAATATGGAGAATCCAACTCGAAGGTTCACAAGGTTTTCCCAAATGCTTGCTTTATCGGTTATACCGGGACTCCATTAACAGAAAAAGAACGTCATACGATGGAGAAGTTTGGTCCGATAATTGGACGCCCTTACACCAACAGAGATGCTCTTCGGGATAACGCTGTTGTTCCTCTTCTCTATGAAGGAAGAATGGTCCCTCAGTCTGTTAATCAGGATCTCATTGACCGCTGGTTTGAAAGACTAACTAGTGGCTTGTCAGAGGCTGAAAAGGCAGATCTTAAGAAAAAATATAACCGACGTGATCAGCTTGCGAAGACTGACCAACGAATCTTTATGATAGCTGCTGACGTCTCGGAACATTTCTATAGGAACTGGAAAAACACCGATGGTGGACTTGGATTCAAGGGTCTCCTAGCTGTCGACTCGATTGCCTCGGCTATGAAATATCGAGACTACTTCAGAGAAATTGGTGAGGTTGAGGTTGAAGTCGTAATTTCTAAAACGAATGATCGCCGTGGTCATAGTGAAGTTGGTGAAGAGCAAACAGCATTGCAGAAATACGAAGAGTACATCAAGAAAAACTGGGGCGATCACAAAAAATTTGAACGAGACATAAAAAAGCGATTCGACAGTGATCAAGGACCTGACATCTTAATCGTCGTCTGGAAGTTACTTACGGGGTTCGACGTTCAAAGATCTACCGTTTTATACGTTGATAAAAATCTATCAGAACACACACTACTTCAGGCAACGGCTCGGGTAAATAGAACTTTTCCAAAGAAAGATTTTGGATACATTGTTGATTACCACGGGAACCTCGATAACTTCATAGATGCAATCAAACAATACGATGACCTTGCAGCTAAACTCACAGCAACAGAGGGTCCTACTGAAGAGGCTGAACTTAAGAGCGCAATTCATGATATTCAAGAGCGAATAAAACTACTTCCGCAACATTACGCCGACTTGATAGATTTGTTTGGCGGGGTGAAAAACAAAAGAGATGTCAAAGAGTATGAAAATGCTCTTTGGGAACCAGAAAAGAGAGAAGAGTTTTACGAAAAGCTTGGAACTTTCGGTCGAACGCTACATTTAGCGCTATCGTCGTTCGACTATTATTCTAAAGCTCCAATATCAGAAGTTGATAAATACAAAGAAGAACTCCGCTTCTTCAATTCTTTGAAGTTCGACCTAAAAATGATTTTTCAGGAACGAATCGATTACAGAGATTATGAGCCTAAGATTGAAAAGATATTGAACGATCATGTTATGGCTAAAGGAGTTGAAACAATTGTTGAGCCAGTTGCTATCTATGATTTGGAATTCGGTAAACAGTTCGAAGGCAAAGATGCAACAACGCAAGCTCTGACAATCCTGAACTCGACAAATAGATACATTTCCGAAAATCTCGAACGCGATAAAGCATTTTACGAGAGATTCTCTGCGCTGATTGAAGAAACTCTTGAGGACTACCGTAAGGGTCGCCTTTTAGAGAAGCAACTACTTGAGAAAGCGACTGACATCAAAGAAAAGGTTCTCACGCGAACAGGAGATGATACTCCCGAAGTTTTGAGGGGAAATGAATCTGCTATGGCTTTCTTTGGAATCTTGAAGTCGAACATGGGTGCAGACAAAGTAGAAGTCGACGTTTTGGCTAAGTGGGCTTCAGAGATTGATTCGATAGTTTCGAAAAATGTCGTCGTGGATTGGGTTCGTAACACGCATATCCAAAACAAGATAAAGAATCTTGTCGAAGACTATATTCTTGATGTTAAATCAAAACATAAATTATCTATTGATTTCGAGAAGATAGATAAAATTTTGGAGGAAGTGGTTAGGTCTGCGAAGTTAAATAGGAAAAAATGA
- a CDS encoding M48 family metallopeptidase produces MKQQEVYSIKDGQHEISFELKFSTRKTLGICVTPKSEIQVTAPEGLSVERVLHSVKRRMPWIIKQLKGLEKVRFVDSVPEYESGQTIRFLGRDYMLKVLQVEAFEEEGVSLEHSILKLTIHNRTQKDRINLMVEEWYRNEALLYLGNKFEALSQKVIKYGLPKPQYYLRKMEKRWGSCTPNGVIYLNPELIKLPSHCIEYVIMHELCHLKYPDHSAEYYHFLETVMPDWKIREKDLNL; encoded by the coding sequence ATGAAGCAACAGGAAGTTTACAGCATCAAGGATGGACAACACGAGATTTCTTTTGAGTTGAAGTTTTCGACTCGGAAGACGTTAGGGATTTGTGTAACTCCAAAATCAGAAATCCAAGTAACCGCACCGGAAGGACTCTCGGTAGAACGGGTTTTGCACTCTGTGAAACGCCGTATGCCATGGATAATTAAACAGCTTAAGGGTCTAGAGAAAGTCCGATTCGTGGATTCAGTTCCGGAATACGAATCCGGTCAAACAATTCGTTTTCTCGGCAGAGACTACATGTTGAAGGTCCTACAGGTAGAAGCTTTCGAAGAAGAAGGCGTTTCACTCGAGCATTCAATACTCAAACTTACCATTCACAATCGAACTCAGAAAGATCGAATCAACTTGATGGTCGAAGAATGGTATCGGAATGAAGCCTTACTATACCTAGGTAACAAGTTTGAAGCGCTATCACAGAAAGTCATAAAGTATGGACTGCCCAAGCCACAATACTACCTACGAAAAATGGAAAAGAGATGGGGAAGCTGTACACCTAATGGAGTCATCTACCTGAATCCAGAACTTATAAAGCTTCCGTCGCATTGTATCGAGTACGTAATCATGCACGAGCTTTGCCATTTAAAATATCCGGATCATTCCGCCGAGTATTACCACTTTCTAGAAACAGTCATGCCTGACTGGAAAATTCGTGAAAAGGATCTAAATTTATGA
- a CDS encoding type II secretion system protein — translation MIEKKVKESEVGFSAWELVIVVAIIGVLLMIAGPNFVKFQRSLKMSEEKTQLAAAYTAMQIQKLEKDPTKANEILNQMSSKYPDFRVPAILPDADPKQSASDVKIGILEYRIGKLEETIKDASSSQPSWWILLLVIPGISAMMGRLLNPLFDYLGAHLKSKAQETLEKK, via the coding sequence ATGATCGAGAAAAAAGTAAAAGAGTCGGAGGTTGGCTTCAGCGCTTGGGAATTAGTAATCGTCGTAGCGATCATCGGTGTTCTTTTAATGATTGCTGGTCCCAATTTTGTGAAGTTCCAAAGATCATTGAAGATGTCCGAAGAAAAAACACAGCTAGCGGCTGCCTATACTGCAATGCAAATTCAGAAGCTTGAAAAGGACCCAACGAAGGCCAATGAGATATTGAACCAGATGAGTTCCAAATATCCAGATTTCCGGGTGCCTGCAATCTTACCCGATGCCGATCCAAAACAATCAGCGTCGGACGTAAAAATTGGTATCTTAGAATATCGAATCGGTAAATTGGAAGAGACGATAAAAGATGCGTCAAGTAGCCAGCCGTCTTGGTGGATACTTCTCCTAGTAATTCCGGGGATTAGTGCGATGATGGGGAGACTTCTGAACCCATTGTTTGATTATCTTGGCGCCCACCTAAAATCCAAAGCGCAGGAAACCCTGGAGAAAAAGTAG